The proteins below are encoded in one region of Poecile atricapillus isolate bPoeAtr1 chromosome 19, bPoeAtr1.hap1, whole genome shotgun sequence:
- the LOC131586334 gene encoding olfactory receptor 14J1-like has protein sequence MSNSSSISHFLLLALADTRQLQLLHFCLFLGISLAALLGNGLIISAVACSHHLHSPMFFFLLNLALTDLGSICTTVPKAMHNSLWGTRHISYTGCAAQIFFFVFCAATEYFLLTIMCYDRYVSICKPLHYGTLLGSRACAHMAAAAWASGFLYSLLHTANTFSLPLCQGNALGQFFCEIPQILKLSCSNSYTREFGLIAVSACLLLGCFVFIVFSYVQIFRAVLRIPSKQGRHKAFSTCLPHMAVVSLFISTIMCAHLKPPSISSPSLDLAVSVLYSVVPPALNPLIYSLRNQELKAAVWTLMTGSFQKH, from the coding sequence atgtccaacagcagctccatcagccacttcctcctgctggcattggcagacacgcggcagctgcagctcctgcacttctgcctcttcctgggcatctccctggctgccctcctgggcaacGGCCTCATCATCAGCGCCgtagcctgcagccaccacctgcacagccccatgttcttcttcctgctcaacctggccctcactgacctgggctccatctgcaccactgtgcccaaagccatgcacaattccctctgggGCACCAGACACATCTCCTAcacaggatgtgctgcacaaatatttttttttgttttctgtgctgcaacagagtatttcctcctgaccatcatgtgctacgaccgctacgtgtccatctgcaaacccctgcactatgggaccctcctgggcagcagagcttgtgcccacatggcagcagctgcctgggccagtggctttctctattcactgctgcacacagccaatacattttccctgcccctgtgccagggcaatgCCCTGGGccagttcttctgtgaaatcccacagatcctcaagctctcctgctccaattCCTACACTAGAGAATTTGGGCTCATTGCAGTCAGTGCCTGTCTGCTGCTtggctgttttgtgttcattgttttctcctatgtgcagatcttcagggctgtgctgaggatcccctcTAAGCAGGGAcggcacaaagccttttccacctgcctccctcacATGGCTGTGGTCTCTCTGTTCATCAGCACTATCATGTGTGCCCACCTGAAACCTCCCTCtatctcctccccatccctggatctggcGGTGTCAGTTCTGTATTCAGTGgtgcctccagccctgaaccccctcatctacagcctgaggaaccaggagctcaaggctgcagtgtggacaCTGATGACTGGatcatttcagaaacattaa